The following coding sequences lie in one Candidatus Phytoplasma solani genomic window:
- a CDS encoding AAA family ATPase yields MQATQNSLHEKELEIQQLTNISQIEKNELQQKIDAQKLLAAENQKNLNQLKQENNDFKNQIAQKDVTIKSQKEEIENQKNQIKSQEEEIEKQINEVKTLKKDIEKKQNELNSNQKLSEQEKEKLQKEISTLQRQFESYRNKNNFLQKDIDQIKSNLETKELEIQKLTNISQSEKDELQKEINQQKESLNSNQEQISFQARTIEAQENQIKSQKEEIEKQKNQIKSQEEEIKNQKSEIQAKNVQTNQLKQEISNKQNELDSNKNLSQQQQTQLKQEINALRQNINNNQIQIELLQQKMQATQNSLHEKELEIQQLTNISQIEKNELQQKIDAQKLLAAENQKNLNQLKQENNDFKNQIAQKDVTIKSQKEEIENQNISISNLHDKVISAIEKNSEKTNHLFEITNQQISKLNEKSEQEEKNKLLNSLDNFQKFKVQLSQMPSAKDIIGFKKEIEQLQEFFHYLKNPHKYKDIGVQKPPKGVLLYGPPGTGKTFLAKFIAREVNLPFFALDSSHFSKTYVGEGPKLINDIFEQARKESPSIIFIDECETVFRSRASDKPSNSDHDNLISAFLSQTEGFETNYQKPIFLIGATNYKDQIDPAILSRFSSQIEINLLSKEDRKKFIKKLAKKYQIDIRGYQYLDQLNDILEEQSDISLKSQRKLTDILDQAAIKAVLKHDHLNILPIDLQMSLFRQIGVDFNWENHEHNAYSLRELENLKEYKGIEIKHLYKDTQKFDTAKEQSYFQKISYYSALNQQKVYNYNNYEIKNINFSKEPNKIQQYYGTLNFLPKELLGFYFVGKKNIKNIDIPVVNTLEEVLFIHKQNIKTIYFIWDINKIKANINFSDNLINLNRKRYPFLSFLEILPKIDILVQQKNTNETDIKQIITQYIPETKKKIIAETLKEATSKNNWFSSEETQKIISEITEEQYDQNHISWHSLKSVILKDFNTKIYHNQQEFIQKYFKESIDKININHPLFDNEAITNIKQIIKNKINQLYLKSYQLANINRKKMEETFTNIKNDNIYQMIGDQLQNKMNECRFNYAVITKSEIKNQIVNQIKTQLFQPQLSLEEFTKTLQSTIEEQETKIFNHLTEETLENVINSVLLKNNFEKSLELQEIAEIKAKTIFFLKKELKIPNINKNKFKQHLKAFIQNYPFQRDNGVLDYVKKNTTMIASIALIPSTLIILFGKKIKKLII; encoded by the coding sequence ATGCAAGCAACTCAAAATTCATTGCACGAAAAAGAGTTAGAAATTCAACAATTAACTAATATTTCACAAATTGAAAAAAACGAATTACAACAAAAAATCGATGCTCAAAAATTATTAGCTGCAGAAAATCAAAAAAATTTGAATCAATTAAAACAAGAAAACAATGATTTCAAAAATCAAATTGCACAAAAAGATGTCACAATTAAGAGTCAAAAAGAAGAAATTGAAAATCAAAAAAACCAAATTAAAAGTCAAGAAGAAGAAATTGAAAAACAAATTAACGAAGTAAAAACATTAAAAAAAGATATTGAAAAAAAACAAAACGAATTAAATTCTAATCAAAAATTATCAGAGCAAGAAAAAGAAAAATTACAAAAAGAAATTTCTACTTTACAAAGGCAATTTGAATCATATCGAAATAAAAACAATTTTTTACAAAAAGATATTGACCAAATTAAAAGTAATTTAGAAACCAAAGAATTAGAAATTCAAAAATTAACTAATATCTCTCAAAGTGAAAAAGACGAATTACAAAAAGAGATTAATCAACAAAAAGAATCACTAAATTCAAATCAAGAACAAATATCTTTTCAAGCTCGAACAATTGAAGCACAAGAAAACCAAATTAAGAGTCAAAAAGAAGAAATTGAAAAACAAAAAAACCAAATTAAAAGTCAAGAAGAAGAAATTAAAAATCAAAAATCAGAAATACAAGCAAAAAATGTTCAAACTAACCAATTAAAACAAGAAATAAGCAATAAACAAAATGAATTAGATTCCAATAAAAATTTATCTCAACAACAACAAACTCAACTAAAACAAGAAATTAACGCCTTACGACAAAATATTAACAACAATCAAATCCAAATTGAACTTTTGCAACAAAAAATGCAAGCAACTCAAAATTCATTGCACGAAAAAGAGTTAGAAATTCAACAATTAACTAATATTTCACAAATTGAAAAAAACGAATTACAACAAAAAATCGATGCTCAAAAATTATTAGCTGCAGAAAATCAAAAAAATTTGAATCAATTAAAACAAGAAAACAATGATTTCAAAAATCAAATTGCACAAAAAGATGTCACAATTAAGAGTCAAAAAGAAGAAATTGAAAATCAAAATATTTCAATAAGTAATTTACATGATAAAGTTATATCTGCAATTGAGAAAAATAGTGAAAAAACAAATCACTTGTTTGAAATAACCAATCAGCAAATCAGCAAGTTAAACGAAAAATCAGAACAAGAAGAAAAAAATAAATTATTAAACTCTTTGGATAATTTCCAAAAATTCAAAGTGCAATTATCACAAATGCCTAGCGCTAAAGATATTATTGGTTTCAAAAAGGAAATAGAACAATTACAAGAGTTTTTTCATTATTTAAAAAATCCACACAAATATAAAGATATTGGGGTGCAAAAACCTCCTAAAGGAGTTTTACTGTATGGTCCACCTGGAACTGGGAAAACATTTTTAGCAAAATTTATAGCTCGTGAAGTTAATTTACCTTTTTTTGCTCTAGATTCTAGTCATTTTTCTAAAACATATGTTGGCGAAGGCCCGAAGTTAATAAACGATATTTTCGAACAAGCCCGCAAAGAATCTCCTAGCATTATATTTATTGATGAATGCGAAACAGTTTTTAGAAGTCGTGCTAGTGATAAACCGTCTAATTCTGATCATGATAACCTTATATCTGCTTTTTTAAGTCAAACTGAAGGATTTGAAACAAATTACCAAAAACCAATTTTCCTTATTGGCGCCACAAATTATAAGGATCAAATTGATCCAGCTATTTTAAGCCGTTTTAGCAGTCAAATAGAAATCAATTTGTTAAGCAAAGAAGATAGAAAAAAGTTTATAAAAAAATTAGCTAAAAAATATCAAATAGACATTAGAGGTTATCAATATTTAGATCAACTTAATGATATTTTAGAAGAGCAATCAGATATATCTTTGAAATCACAAAGAAAATTAACAGATATATTAGATCAAGCCGCTATTAAAGCGGTATTAAAACATGATCACCTAAATATATTACCTATTGATTTACAGATGTCTTTATTTAGGCAGATAGGCGTCGATTTTAATTGGGAAAATCACGAGCATAATGCATATTCATTAAGAGAATTAGAAAATTTAAAAGAGTATAAAGGAATTGAAATTAAACACCTTTATAAAGATACTCAAAAATTTGACACTGCCAAAGAGCAAAGTTATTTTCAAAAAATTTCTTATTATTCGGCTTTAAATCAACAAAAAGTATATAATTATAATAATTATGAAATTAAAAATATCAACTTTTCGAAAGAACCAAACAAAATTCAACAATATTATGGCACTCTTAATTTTTTACCTAAAGAATTGCTAGGTTTTTATTTTGTGGGCAAAAAAAATATCAAAAATATTGACATTCCTGTTGTTAACACTTTAGAAGAGGTTTTGTTTATACACAAACAAAACATCAAAACTATTTATTTTATTTGGGATATTAATAAAATCAAAGCCAATATTAATTTTTCTGACAATTTAATTAATTTAAATAGAAAAAGATATCCTTTTTTGAGTTTTTTAGAAATTTTACCAAAAATTGATATTTTGGTTCAACAAAAAAACACTAATGAAACAGATATTAAACAAATTATAACCCAATATATCCCTGAAACTAAAAAAAAAATTATAGCAGAAACGTTAAAAGAAGCGACTTCAAAAAATAATTGGTTTTCGTCAGAGGAAACACAAAAAATAATTAGCGAAATCACAGAAGAACAATATGATCAAAATCATATTTCTTGGCATTCATTAAAAAGCGTTATTTTAAAAGATTTTAATACCAAAATATATCACAATCAACAAGAATTTATTCAAAAATACTTTAAAGAATCTATTGATAAAATCAACATTAATCATCCTCTTTTTGATAATGAAGCAATTACCAATATTAAACAAATAATCAAAAATAAAATCAATCAATTATATTTAAAGTCGTACCAATTAGCAAATATCAATCGAAAAAAAATGGAAGAAACCTTTACCAACATAAAAAACGATAATATCTATCAAATGATAGGCGATCAACTTCAAAATAAGATGAATGAATGCCGCTTCAATTATGCCGTTATTACCAAAAGCGAAATTAAAAATCAAATCGTTAATCAAATTAAAACTCAATTATTTCAACCTCAACTTAGCTTAGAAGAGTTTACAAAAACACTACAATCTACAATCGAAGAGCAAGAAACAAAAATTTTTAATCACTTAACGGAAGAGACCCTTGAAAATGTTATTAACTCGGTTTTGTTAAAAAACAATTTTGAAAAATCGTTGGAATTGCAGGAAATAGCCGAAATCAAAGCAAAAACTATCTTTTTTCTGAAAAAAGAATTAAAAATTCCTAACATCAATAAAAATAAATTTAAACAACATCTCAAAGCTTTTATCCAAAATTACCCATTTCAAAGGGATAATGGTGTTTTGGATTATGTTAAAAAAAACACCACAATGATTGCATCAATTGCTCTTATTCCTTCAACTTTGATTATTTTATTCGGTAAAAAGATAAAAAAACTAATAATTTAA